A window of Desulfuromonas soudanensis genomic DNA:
TTTCCCGGAGAAGAGCTGCTCTATCTCGGGGATACCGCCCGGGTTCCCTACGGGACCAAAAGCCCCGGGACGGTGCTGCGTTACGCCCTCGAGGCGGCCGCCTTTCTCGTCGATCAGCGGGTGAAGATGCTGGTGGTCGCCTGTAATACCGCCTCATCCGTGGCCCTCGAGGCCCTGGCCGAGCGTTTCAGCCTGCCGGTTCTCGGGGTTATCGCCCCCGGTGCCCGCAAGGCTGTTTCCGTGACCCGCAATTGCCGCATCGGCGTCATCGGCACGGAGGGGACGGTAAAAAGCGGCGCCTATACCCGCGCCATTCATGCCCTGGCACCGGAGGTCGAGGTCTTTGCCGCACCCTGCCCACTCTTCGTCCCTCTGGCCGAGGAAGGGTGGTCCGACCACCCCGTCGCCCGCCTGGCGGCCGAGGAATACCTGGAGCCGCTCATGGCCCGGGGGATTGATACCCTGGTCCTCGGCTGCACCCACTATCCCCTGCTGAAGAAGACCCTCGGCGCGATTCTCGGCGACGGTGTGACCCTGGTCGATTCCGCCGAGGAGACCGCCAACGAGGTCGCCGGGGTTCTGGCACGGGACGACCTGGCGCGGCGCGGTCCGCTCCTCCCCCCGCGATTTTTTGTCACCGATGTAC
This region includes:
- the murI gene encoding glutamate racemase, which produces MSERAIGIFDSGVGGLTVFKEIHRLFPGEELLYLGDTARVPYGTKSPGTVLRYALEAAAFLVDQRVKMLVVACNTASSVALEALAERFSLPVLGVIAPGARKAVSVTRNCRIGVIGTEGTVKSGAYTRAIHALAPEVEVFAAPCPLFVPLAEEGWSDHPVARLAAEEYLEPLMARGIDTLVLGCTHYPLLKKTLGAILGDGVTLVDSAEETANEVAGVLARDDLARRGPLLPPRFFVTDVPTRFERVGGAFLGTPLCGVDRVEIDGALFHPLDDSLRRR